One region of Termitidicoccus mucosus genomic DNA includes:
- a CDS encoding glycosyltransferase family 4 protein, translating to MILFSHPTGNANVRAAALGLARAGLLGEFWTCVNYTPDRGLVRRLLPASLRAQFSRRAFPAGLQPFIRTQPWREIARLASHRLGLASLTRHEDGRFSVDAIYRALDRRVAARVATLEGVSAVYAYEDGAAHTFRAARKNGIPALYDLPIGYWRAARDLLTEEAELQPGWASTLIGNADSPAKTARKDEELALADVVYSASTYTLKTLAAAPGLRARVEVIPYGAPSLGTAVSPPPDARKRARNREDSASAPLRVLFVGSLGQRKGLSYLFAACRSLGASVALTVIGTRPLAPCAVLDAELARVRWIPSCPHAQVLAEMSAHDVFVFPSLFEGFGLVLLEAMACGLPVISTPHTAAPDLITDGSEGFVVPIRDAPAIAGKLDLLRRDRDRLRAMSAAAAARAACFTWESYGARLAASAAVHCARPAIK from the coding sequence ATGATCCTCTTCTCCCATCCCACCGGAAATGCCAATGTCCGCGCCGCCGCGCTCGGCCTCGCGCGGGCCGGCCTGCTCGGCGAATTCTGGACCTGCGTGAACTACACCCCCGACCGCGGACTCGTCCGGCGCCTCCTGCCCGCCTCGCTCCGCGCGCAGTTTTCCCGGCGGGCGTTTCCCGCCGGGCTCCAGCCCTTCATCCGCACGCAGCCCTGGCGCGAAATCGCGCGCCTCGCCTCGCACCGGCTCGGCCTGGCCTCGCTCACCCGGCACGAGGACGGGCGCTTCAGCGTCGATGCCATCTACCGCGCCCTCGACCGCCGCGTCGCCGCCCGCGTCGCGACGCTCGAGGGCGTCAGCGCCGTTTATGCCTATGAGGACGGCGCCGCCCACACCTTTCGCGCCGCCAGGAAAAACGGCATCCCCGCGCTTTACGATCTCCCGATCGGCTACTGGCGCGCCGCCCGCGATCTCCTCACCGAGGAGGCGGAACTCCAGCCCGGCTGGGCCTCGACGCTCATCGGCAATGCCGACAGCCCCGCCAAGACCGCGCGCAAGGACGAGGAACTCGCCCTCGCCGATGTCGTGTATTCAGCCAGCACCTACACCTTGAAAACGCTCGCCGCCGCGCCCGGTCTCCGCGCCCGCGTGGAAGTCATCCCCTATGGCGCGCCTTCCCTCGGAACGGCGGTGTCCCCGCCGCCGGACGCGCGCAAGCGCGCCCGGAATCGTGAAGATTCCGCCTCCGCCCCGCTTCGCGTCCTCTTTGTCGGATCCCTCGGCCAGCGCAAAGGGCTCTCCTATCTCTTTGCCGCCTGCCGTTCGCTCGGCGCTTCCGTCGCGCTCACCGTGATCGGCACGCGCCCGCTCGCGCCCTGCGCCGTGCTTGATGCCGAGCTGGCCCGCGTGCGCTGGATACCGAGTTGCCCGCATGCGCAGGTCCTCGCCGAGATGTCCGCGCACGACGTGTTTGTCTTCCCGTCGCTCTTCGAGGGCTTCGGCCTCGTCCTGCTGGAGGCGATGGCCTGCGGCCTGCCCGTCATCTCCACGCCGCACACGGCCGCGCCCGACCTCATCACCGACGGGAGCGAAGGCTTTGTCGTCCCGATCCGCGACGCGCCGGCCATCGCCGGGAAGCTCGATCTCCTGCGCCGCGATCGCGACCGGCTCCGCGCCATGTCCGCCGCCGCCGCCGCCCGCGCCGCCTGCTTCACCTGGGAATCCTACGGCGCCCGCCTCGCCGCCAGCGCCGCCGTCCATTGCGCCCGGCCAGCCATAAAATGA
- a CDS encoding DapH/DapD/GlmU-related protein produces the protein MNPSADPSPVAPPAAGPPRLTHAQASAYASPWTLRERLGLLLWNFTWAALCAWTPKPLNFWRLIVLRCFGAKLSGTPFVHSRARIQIPWRLTMRHRACLGDRANAYTLGPVVIEEAATICQEAYLCTGTHDFSSPAIPLQTSPVHIGAHAFVGARAFVLPGISVGPRAIIGACSVVTKNVPADAIVAGNPARAIGRRTKDEG, from the coding sequence ATGAACCCGTCCGCCGATCCGTCCCCTGTCGCGCCGCCCGCCGCCGGCCCGCCGCGCCTCACCCATGCCCAGGCCTCCGCCTACGCGTCTCCGTGGACGCTCCGCGAGCGCCTCGGCCTGCTCCTCTGGAATTTTACCTGGGCCGCCCTCTGCGCATGGACGCCGAAGCCGCTCAATTTCTGGCGCCTCATCGTCCTTCGCTGCTTCGGAGCGAAACTCAGCGGCACGCCCTTCGTCCATTCCCGCGCGCGCATCCAGATCCCCTGGCGGCTCACCATGCGGCATCGCGCCTGCCTCGGCGACCGCGCCAACGCCTACACCCTCGGCCCCGTCGTCATCGAGGAGGCCGCGACCATCTGCCAGGAAGCCTATCTCTGCACCGGCACGCACGATTTTTCGTCGCCGGCGATTCCGCTCCAGACCAGCCCCGTGCACATCGGCGCGCACGCCTTCGTCGGCGCGCGCGCCTTTGTCCTTCCCGGAATCTCCGTCGGTCCCCGGGCCATCATCGGCGCCTGCTCCGTCGTCACCAAAAACGTCCCGGCCGACGCCATTGTCGCCGGCAACCCGGCCAGGGCCATCGGCCGAAGGACGAAAGATGAAGGGTGA
- a CDS encoding glycosyltransferase family 2 protein, with amino-acid sequence MKVPVSILIPIKNEAANLPRCLAAVASWADEIFVVDSHSTDGSQSICEQAGASVVQFDFNGTWPKKKNWALDHLPFRNEWVFILDADEVLPPGTGAEFADIIAQDGRGHAGYWINRRFMFMGRWLRHAYYPNWNLRLFRHRLGRYEKLVDGATGSGDNEVHEHIIVQGTTGRLKSEMDHYAFPTVDIFVEKHNRYSNWEAALDLQEYLRGADGRPGKTEAAPGRPDAATRLQSPAVRLRRRLKRLARRLPFRPTLRFLYVYLIQGGILDGLPGYYFARLHGFYEFLAVAKAREMKAALKAKP; translated from the coding sequence ATGAAAGTCCCCGTCTCCATCCTCATCCCGATCAAAAACGAGGCGGCCAACCTGCCGCGCTGCCTCGCCGCCGTCGCGTCGTGGGCCGACGAGATTTTCGTGGTCGATTCCCACAGCACCGACGGCTCCCAGTCCATCTGCGAACAGGCCGGCGCGAGCGTCGTCCAATTCGATTTCAACGGCACCTGGCCGAAGAAAAAAAACTGGGCGCTCGACCACCTCCCCTTCCGCAACGAATGGGTCTTCATCCTCGATGCCGACGAGGTCCTGCCGCCCGGAACCGGCGCCGAGTTTGCCGACATCATCGCGCAAGACGGCCGCGGCCACGCCGGCTACTGGATCAACCGCCGCTTCATGTTCATGGGGCGCTGGCTCCGCCACGCGTATTACCCCAACTGGAATCTTCGCCTCTTCAGGCACCGGCTCGGCCGCTACGAAAAACTCGTCGATGGCGCGACCGGCAGCGGCGACAACGAAGTCCACGAGCACATCATCGTGCAAGGCACCACCGGCCGCCTCAAAAGCGAAATGGACCACTACGCTTTTCCGACCGTCGATATCTTTGTTGAAAAACACAACCGCTACTCCAACTGGGAAGCCGCCCTCGACCTCCAGGAATACCTGCGCGGCGCGGATGGACGGCCCGGGAAAACAGAAGCGGCTCCCGGCCGCCCGGATGCCGCGACCCGGCTCCAGTCACCCGCCGTCCGCCTCCGCCGCCGCCTGAAACGCCTGGCCCGCCGCCTGCCCTTTCGCCCGACGCTGCGTTTTCTCTACGTTTACCTCATCCAAGGCGGCATTCTCGACGGCCTCCCCGGCTACTATTTTGCGCGTCTCCACGGTTTCTACGAATTTCTCGCCGTGGCCAAGGCGCGCGAAATGAAAGCAGCCCTGAAGGCCAAGCCATAG
- a CDS encoding glycosyltransferase family 4 protein gives MNLLFYVPQMASYGGMERHVCMLAEEAAARGHRVRLLTTSNSLNTGDRNSLASAGVDFRELPRSRDAAGRFAKLLWLWRETLRARRVRWDIIYTNGQSALASTVWRAARSHTRVIHHHHTAADPAEQSTWSPAFVRVLTRAPELVACSESTRDAIARAVNRRDTRFLPYFTACPVARESVVDRRYEPAQTLHFGFVGRLVTTKGIDTLCALSRRPELSGIAWHVHGSGPDYPAGHFRAYPAVRFHGPYRDLAHYGQILQRLDAIALFTRHNEGMPLSLIESLSAGLPWVATDRGGTREIAGRDAGSALIPPPADLPAALDATLALAARIRNNTTSRAARRADYDARFAPPVVARRWFDYFESSPHAAVPAPARAASGDAAPAPQSA, from the coding sequence ATGAACCTCCTTTTCTACGTCCCGCAAATGGCCAGTTACGGCGGCATGGAACGGCACGTCTGCATGCTCGCCGAGGAGGCCGCCGCGCGCGGCCACCGCGTCCGGCTTCTCACCACCAGCAACTCCCTCAACACCGGCGACCGCAATTCGCTGGCCTCCGCCGGCGTGGATTTCCGCGAGCTGCCCCGCTCGCGCGATGCCGCCGGCCGTTTTGCCAAGCTCCTCTGGCTCTGGCGCGAAACCCTCCGCGCCCGCCGTGTCCGCTGGGACATCATCTACACCAACGGCCAGAGCGCGCTCGCGTCCACGGTCTGGCGCGCCGCCCGCTCCCACACCCGCGTCATCCACCATCATCACACGGCCGCCGATCCCGCCGAGCAATCCACCTGGTCGCCCGCCTTCGTCCGCGTGCTCACGCGCGCCCCCGAGCTCGTCGCATGCAGTGAGTCCACGCGCGACGCCATCGCGCGCGCGGTCAACCGGCGCGACACCCGGTTTCTGCCCTACTTCACCGCCTGCCCGGTCGCCCGCGAATCCGTCGTCGATCGCCGTTACGAGCCGGCGCAGACGCTCCACTTCGGCTTTGTCGGCCGCCTCGTCACCACCAAGGGCATCGACACGCTCTGCGCCCTCAGCCGCCGGCCCGAGCTTTCCGGCATCGCCTGGCATGTCCACGGATCGGGTCCCGATTATCCCGCCGGGCATTTCCGCGCCTACCCCGCCGTCCGTTTCCACGGCCCCTACCGCGATCTCGCGCACTACGGGCAAATCCTCCAGCGCCTCGACGCCATCGCGCTTTTCACCCGGCACAACGAGGGCATGCCGCTCAGCCTCATCGAGTCGCTCTCCGCCGGCCTGCCCTGGGTGGCGACCGACCGCGGCGGCACCCGCGAGATCGCCGGCCGCGACGCCGGCAGCGCGCTCATTCCCCCGCCGGCGGACCTTCCTGCCGCGCTGGACGCCACCCTTGCGCTCGCCGCGCGTATCCGAAACAACACTACATCGCGCGCCGCCCGCCGCGCCGATTACGACGCCCGCTTCGCCCCGCCCGTCGTCGCCCGCCGCTGGTTCGACTATTTCGAGTCCAGCCCCCACGCCGCCGTTCCCGCCCCGGCCCGCGCCGCCAGCGGCGACGCCGCCCCCGCCCCCCAATCCGCATGA
- a CDS encoding glycosyltransferase family 2 protein: MASPLVSICIPAFKAAGFIGETLESIRTQLFPDWELIVVEDGSDDGTEAIVRAFARSLSQPVSFLRHDVNLGLPATRNTAIAHASGEWIALIDSDDLWEPGHLAALLQRADRDDVDLVHSGVVMFDSDTGATLEHRVPSADALAGFPRSLFVADYIIQPSSTLIRRSLCRRVGGFDPGFRYVEDREFWLRLVRCGARVAYVDSLTCRYRQHAGAMTRRAAEMAVGVAQVFERNADWELVPRALRLDRAAGAWLSAGRIVLRENPRDARRHFARGLRHRPGSPRLLAYWCAAALLGAFRKDPRAARAPHIPRAPHVA, encoded by the coding sequence ATGGCGTCTCCACTGGTCAGCATCTGCATACCGGCTTTCAAGGCCGCGGGCTTCATCGGCGAAACTCTTGAGAGCATTCGCACCCAGCTCTTCCCGGACTGGGAACTCATTGTCGTCGAGGACGGCTCCGATGACGGCACCGAGGCCATCGTGCGCGCCTTTGCGCGCTCGCTTTCGCAGCCGGTCTCGTTCCTCCGCCATGACGTGAACCTCGGCCTTCCCGCCACGCGCAACACCGCCATCGCGCACGCGTCCGGCGAATGGATCGCGCTCATCGACTCCGACGACCTCTGGGAACCCGGCCACCTCGCCGCCCTCCTCCAGCGCGCCGACCGCGACGATGTCGATCTCGTCCATTCCGGCGTGGTCATGTTCGACAGCGACACCGGCGCGACGCTGGAGCACCGCGTGCCGTCCGCCGATGCGCTCGCCGGTTTTCCCCGTTCGCTTTTCGTCGCCGACTACATCATCCAGCCGTCATCGACACTCATCCGCCGCTCGCTTTGCCGCCGCGTCGGAGGTTTCGATCCCGGCTTTCGCTATGTCGAGGACCGCGAATTCTGGCTGCGGCTCGTGCGCTGCGGCGCGCGCGTCGCCTATGTGGATTCGCTTACCTGCCGCTACCGCCAGCATGCCGGCGCGATGACCCGCCGCGCCGCCGAAATGGCCGTGGGCGTCGCGCAGGTCTTCGAGCGCAACGCCGACTGGGAGCTCGTCCCGCGCGCGCTTCGCCTCGACCGCGCCGCCGGCGCCTGGCTCTCCGCCGGACGCATCGTGCTGCGCGAAAACCCGCGCGATGCCCGCCGGCATTTCGCCCGCGGCCTGCGCCACCGGCCGGGCTCGCCACGGCTGCTCGCCTATTGGTGCGCCGCCGCGCTGCTCGGCGCATTCAGGAAAGACCCGCGCGCCGCCCGCGCGCCGCATATCCCCCGCGCCCCCCACGTCGCATGA
- a CDS encoding glycosyltransferase family 4 protein: MRITITQGPFLPVPPLLGGAVEKVWFALGKEFARRGHDVTHVSRAHPSLPRREIIDGVRHLRVSGFTATPSPARRMPRDLWYGLRVLPHLPPADILVTNSFWLPVLARARRSRGLVYAHVARYPRGQLKLYRRTILQTVSEPIRQAILAEDASAAARTRVIPYPLSAGYFAPSPAPGAANTLLYAGRVHPEKGIRLLIDAFARLPEALRASWRLRIIGPWETACGGGGEQHIGELRSAAAPVADRVEFTGRIFDEAALIAHYRAARVFVYPSLAERGETFGLAALEAMASGCAPVVSSLACFRDFIRPGENGLVFDHRGSDPAAALASALGAFLADDVSINKLRRSAWQSSRAYTLEKIATRFLDDFAMLAGGPGLRPAKPDAGLISAQQESAAP; the protein is encoded by the coding sequence ATGCGCATCACCATCACCCAAGGCCCGTTCCTTCCCGTCCCGCCGCTCCTCGGCGGCGCCGTGGAAAAGGTCTGGTTCGCGCTCGGCAAGGAGTTCGCGCGGCGCGGGCACGATGTCACCCATGTCTCCCGCGCGCACCCTTCGCTCCCGCGCCGGGAAATCATCGACGGCGTCCGCCACCTCCGCGTGTCCGGCTTCACCGCCACGCCCTCGCCCGCCCGCCGCATGCCCCGCGATCTCTGGTATGGCCTGCGCGTGCTCCCGCATCTCCCGCCCGCCGACATTCTCGTGACCAATTCCTTCTGGCTTCCCGTGCTCGCGCGCGCCCGGCGCTCCCGCGGCCTGGTTTACGCGCATGTCGCCCGTTACCCGAGGGGCCAGCTCAAACTCTACCGCCGCACGATTCTCCAGACCGTCTCCGAGCCCATCCGCCAGGCGATTCTCGCTGAGGACGCCTCCGCCGCGGCGCGCACTCGCGTCATTCCCTATCCGCTCTCCGCGGGCTACTTCGCCCCTTCGCCCGCGCCCGGCGCCGCCAACACGCTCCTTTACGCCGGGCGCGTCCATCCGGAAAAAGGCATCCGCCTGCTCATCGACGCCTTTGCCCGCCTGCCCGAGGCCCTGCGCGCGTCCTGGCGCCTCCGGATCATCGGGCCGTGGGAGACCGCCTGCGGCGGCGGCGGCGAGCAACATATCGGCGAACTCCGGTCCGCCGCCGCGCCCGTCGCGGACCGCGTCGAGTTTACCGGGCGGATTTTCGACGAGGCCGCGCTCATCGCGCACTACCGCGCCGCCCGCGTGTTTGTCTATCCCTCGCTCGCCGAGCGGGGCGAGACCTTCGGCCTCGCGGCGCTCGAGGCCATGGCTTCCGGGTGCGCCCCCGTGGTCTCCTCCCTCGCCTGTTTCCGGGATTTCATCCGCCCCGGTGAAAACGGCCTCGTTTTCGATCATCGCGGCTCCGATCCCGCCGCCGCGCTTGCCTCGGCCCTGGGCGCGTTCCTCGCCGATGACGTATCCATAAATAAACTACGCCGGTCCGCCTGGCAGTCCTCCCGCGCCTACACGCTGGAAAAAATCGCCACCCGGTTCCTCGACGATTTCGCCATGCTGGCCGGCGGCCCGGGCCTCCGGCCCGCGAAGCCGGACGCCGGGCTCATTTCCGCACAACAGGAATCCGCCGCGCCATGA
- a CDS encoding glycosyltransferase family 61 protein, which produces MTLRDCAKTVLKAARIGRVRAFAGLRGIRAVRSRLHLPRNQALSPHHPDATAAGINALPVDPAQTVTRPLPAMPGEREVAPIFRRAERVTFPATFVTEIIDARFWGFYGGSVFARDGRLVPELSKDVWGPRLHTAFLRARLPVPRHLPGRTLSLVTPEASANYHHWTVDLLPRAGLARRAGYDLGGFDHILIKMRGLPFQLEGLRRLGIDPDSDRLIRVRDDDHFRCDALVVPSVRDDVSLVGPGDMDFVRALFLPDPPPAASRRRLYVTRRDAAFRRVLNEHQVLLLLREHGFEEITLSGLTVAAQARVFSEAEAVAGPNSSGLANLLFASPGCRVIEFFAPGWVVPYNWMICARFGFPHTALVGDGPRPDPGALPRGVREDITLDLALLRAALATLPSGNQ; this is translated from the coding sequence ATGACCCTCCGCGACTGCGCCAAAACCGTCTTGAAGGCCGCCCGCATCGGGCGCGTCCGCGCCTTCGCCGGATTGCGCGGCATCCGCGCCGTGCGCTCGCGCCTGCACCTTCCGCGCAACCAGGCCCTTTCGCCCCACCATCCGGACGCCACCGCCGCCGGCATCAACGCCCTGCCCGTCGATCCCGCGCAAACCGTCACGCGTCCGCTCCCCGCCATGCCCGGCGAACGCGAGGTTGCCCCTATTTTCCGTCGCGCCGAACGCGTCACCTTTCCCGCCACGTTCGTCACCGAAATCATCGACGCGCGCTTCTGGGGATTCTATGGCGGCTCAGTCTTCGCGCGCGACGGGCGCCTCGTCCCCGAACTCTCCAAGGACGTCTGGGGCCCGCGCCTCCACACTGCGTTTCTGCGCGCGCGCCTGCCCGTCCCGCGCCATCTTCCCGGCCGCACGCTCTCGCTGGTCACACCCGAGGCGTCGGCCAACTACCACCACTGGACGGTGGACCTCCTCCCGCGCGCCGGACTGGCCCGGCGCGCCGGCTACGACCTGGGAGGTTTCGACCACATTCTGATCAAAATGCGCGGGCTCCCCTTCCAGCTCGAAGGCCTGCGCCGGCTCGGTATCGACCCCGACTCCGACCGGCTCATCCGCGTGCGCGACGACGACCATTTCCGCTGCGACGCGCTCGTCGTCCCTTCCGTGCGCGACGACGTTTCCCTGGTCGGCCCGGGCGACATGGATTTCGTGCGCGCCCTTTTCCTCCCCGATCCGCCGCCCGCCGCGTCCCGCCGCCGCCTTTACGTCACCCGCCGCGACGCCGCCTTTCGCCGCGTGCTCAACGAGCACCAGGTCCTCCTCCTCCTCCGTGAGCACGGCTTCGAGGAAATCACCCTGTCCGGCCTCACCGTCGCCGCGCAGGCGCGCGTATTTTCCGAGGCCGAGGCCGTCGCGGGCCCCAACAGCTCCGGTCTCGCCAATCTCCTTTTTGCCTCCCCCGGTTGCCGGGTCATCGAGTTCTTCGCCCCCGGCTGGGTGGTTCCCTACAACTGGATGATCTGCGCCCGCTTCGGCTTTCCACACACCGCCCTCGTCGGCGACGGCCCCCGGCCCGATCCCGGCGCGCTTCCCCGCGGCGTCCGCGAGGACATCACGCTCGACCTCGCCCTGCTCCGCGCCGCCCTCGCCACCCTGCCGTCCGGAAACCAATGA
- a CDS encoding glycosyltransferase family 4 protein, protein MTALEKLVLIGNFPPDRQESMARFTRLLADGFTARSLPVETWAPRPHFTRLVREYRYGGLPKYLGYLDKFVAFPREIRRRLRNAVPGTVFHVTDHANAVYAPLFAGRPLLVTVHDLLQIRSALGEFPQNRIGRSGRRYQAWILRHLSRLHLAVCVSQKTQNDLVRLAALAPAAAPVVHSSLNYPYSPMPPDEAAPLLARALARRHAARPSRYLIAVGGAQWYKNRDGLLKIFAALRRRSAAGRSLLHVGPAFDAAQDELIARHGLAPHIIRTDGLDNEELRAAYSLADALVFPSWEEGFGWPVAEAQACGCPVFATGRAPMTEVGGDAARYFDPADPESAAALIDGTLSVSVDQLRESSRLHARRWAPAPMFDAYENLYRRLLHSA, encoded by the coding sequence ATGACCGCCCTCGAAAAACTCGTCCTCATCGGCAACTTCCCGCCTGACCGGCAGGAGAGCATGGCGCGTTTCACCCGGCTCCTCGCCGACGGTTTCACCGCCCGCAGCCTTCCCGTCGAAACCTGGGCGCCCCGGCCGCACTTCACGCGCCTCGTCCGTGAATACCGTTACGGCGGTCTTCCGAAATACCTCGGGTATCTCGACAAGTTCGTCGCCTTCCCCCGCGAAATCCGCCGCCGCCTCCGCAACGCCGTGCCCGGGACCGTGTTTCATGTCACCGACCACGCCAACGCCGTTTACGCCCCCCTCTTCGCCGGACGGCCCCTGCTCGTCACCGTGCACGATCTCCTGCAAATCCGCTCCGCGCTCGGCGAGTTTCCGCAAAACCGCATCGGCCGCTCCGGCCGCCGTTACCAGGCATGGATCCTGCGCCATCTCTCCCGCCTGCACCTTGCCGTGTGCGTCTCGCAAAAAACACAAAACGACCTTGTCCGTCTCGCCGCGCTCGCGCCCGCCGCCGCGCCCGTCGTGCATTCCAGCCTCAATTACCCCTACTCGCCGATGCCGCCGGACGAGGCCGCGCCGCTGCTCGCCCGCGCGCTCGCCCGGCGCCATGCCGCGCGCCCGTCCCGATACCTGATCGCCGTCGGCGGCGCGCAATGGTACAAGAACCGCGACGGCCTCCTCAAAATCTTCGCCGCGCTCCGCCGCCGCTCCGCCGCCGGGCGTTCGCTCCTCCATGTCGGCCCCGCGTTCGACGCCGCGCAGGACGAACTCATCGCGCGCCACGGGCTCGCCCCGCACATCATCCGCACGGACGGCCTCGACAACGAGGAGCTTCGCGCCGCCTACTCGCTCGCCGACGCGCTGGTGTTTCCCTCGTGGGAGGAAGGCTTCGGCTGGCCCGTCGCCGAGGCCCAGGCGTGCGGCTGCCCCGTTTTCGCCACCGGCCGCGCCCCCATGACCGAGGTCGGCGGCGACGCGGCCCGCTACTTCGATCCCGCCGACCCCGAGTCCGCCGCCGCCCTCATCGACGGAACCCTGTCCGTATCCGTTGATCAACTACGCGAGTCCTCCCGTCTGCATGCCCGGCGCTGGGCCCCTGCCCCGATGTTCGACGCCTACGAAAACCTCTACCGCCGGTTGCTGCACTCCGCCTGA